The following proteins are co-located in the Nocardia bhagyanarayanae genome:
- a CDS encoding DUF58 domain-containing protein yields MTTSSHAPPSFRAGELTDPRLSAALRTLELTVRRRLDGVLHGDHLGLIPGPGSEPGESRMYQPGDDVRQMDWSVTARTTHPHVRQMIADRELETWMVVDLSASLDFGTAACQKRDLAIAAAAAITHLTSGGGNRIGAVVATGEQLVRIPARSGRIHAQSLLRGVATTPHARDGVRGDLRGAIESLRRPQRKRGLAVIISDFLGEIDWQRSLRAISARHDLLAVEVLDPRDLELPDVGDVVLHDPETGRTREFSVTPTLRTDFAAAAQRHREQVEQALRSCGAPVLTLRTDRDWIADVVRFVSTRRHSFGAPTGRVPRQ; encoded by the coding sequence GTGACAACGTCATCGCACGCACCGCCGTCGTTCCGGGCCGGAGAACTGACCGACCCGCGGCTCTCGGCGGCGCTGAGAACCCTGGAGCTGACCGTGCGCAGGCGCCTGGACGGCGTGCTGCACGGCGATCACCTCGGCCTCATCCCCGGACCGGGCTCCGAGCCCGGTGAGTCCCGGATGTATCAGCCGGGTGACGATGTGCGCCAGATGGATTGGTCGGTCACCGCCCGCACCACGCACCCGCACGTGCGCCAGATGATCGCCGATCGCGAGCTGGAGACCTGGATGGTCGTCGACCTCTCGGCCAGCCTCGACTTCGGCACGGCGGCCTGCCAGAAACGCGATCTGGCGATCGCGGCCGCCGCGGCGATCACCCACCTCACCAGCGGCGGCGGCAACCGGATCGGCGCGGTCGTCGCCACCGGCGAGCAACTGGTGCGAATTCCCGCGCGCAGCGGGCGGATTCACGCCCAGTCGCTGCTGCGCGGCGTCGCCACCACCCCGCACGCGCGCGACGGTGTGCGCGGCGATCTGCGCGGCGCCATCGAGTCGCTGCGCCGCCCGCAGCGCAAACGCGGTCTCGCCGTGATCATCTCCGACTTCCTCGGCGAGATCGATTGGCAGCGTTCGCTGCGCGCCATCTCCGCGCGACACGATCTGCTCGCGGTCGAGGTGCTCGACCCGCGCGATCTCGAGCTGCCCGATGTCGGCGACGTGGTGCTGCACGATCCGGAGACCGGCCGCACCCGCGAGTTCAGCGTGACGCCAACGCTGCGTACCGATTTCGCGGCCGCCGCCCAACGGCACCGCGAGCAGGTCGAGCAGGCGCTGCGCAGCTGCGGCGCGCCGGTGCTCACGCTGCGGACCGATCGGGACTGGATCGCCGACGTGGTCCGGTTCGTTTCCACCCGGCGTCACAGCTTCGGCGCCCCGACCGGGCGGGTGCCGCGCCAGTGA
- a CDS encoding VWA domain-containing protein produces the protein MSISHFTALIWLGFLAVVVLIALGYVLVQRSRHRQMLRFTNMELLEKVAPARPSPIRHVPIALMLVGLMFLTVAAAGPTAVKKVPRNRATVVLVMDVSLSMEATDVPPTRLQVAQEAGKEFVDGLTQGINLGFVTFAGTASVMVSPTTNRESVKAAIDNIKLAERTATGEGILTALQSIDTLATVLGGAETPPPARVVLMSDGKQTVPDDKDVDNPRHAFTAARLAKNKGIPVSTISFGTEWGSVEIPDQDGQGSQRVKVPVDNDSLREIAQLSGGEFYTASSLEELTAVYDTLEEQIGYETTRGDASRPWLLLGMLVVAAGIVTGLLYRQRLP, from the coding sequence GTGAGTATTTCGCATTTCACCGCACTGATCTGGCTCGGTTTCCTCGCGGTCGTCGTGCTGATCGCGCTCGGCTACGTGCTGGTGCAGCGCAGCAGGCACCGTCAGATGCTGCGCTTCACCAATATGGAACTGCTGGAGAAGGTCGCGCCCGCGCGGCCGAGTCCGATCCGGCACGTGCCTATCGCGCTGATGCTGGTCGGCCTGATGTTCCTGACCGTCGCCGCGGCCGGGCCGACGGCGGTCAAGAAGGTCCCGCGCAACCGCGCGACCGTCGTTCTGGTGATGGACGTTTCGCTGTCCATGGAGGCCACCGACGTGCCGCCGACCAGACTCCAGGTGGCCCAGGAAGCGGGCAAGGAGTTCGTCGACGGCCTCACCCAGGGCATCAACCTCGGCTTCGTCACCTTCGCGGGCACGGCCTCGGTCATGGTGTCCCCGACGACCAACCGGGAATCGGTCAAGGCCGCCATCGACAACATCAAGCTGGCCGAGCGCACCGCGACGGGCGAGGGCATCCTGACGGCCCTGCAATCCATCGACACCCTGGCCACCGTGCTCGGCGGAGCGGAGACCCCGCCGCCCGCGCGGGTCGTGCTGATGTCCGACGGCAAGCAGACCGTGCCGGACGACAAGGACGTCGACAACCCGAGGCACGCGTTCACCGCCGCCCGCCTCGCCAAGAACAAGGGCATTCCGGTGTCGACGATCTCCTTCGGCACCGAATGGGGTTCGGTGGAGATCCCGGATCAGGACGGTCAGGGCTCGCAGCGGGTCAAGGTGCCCGTCGACAACGACTCGTTGCGTGAGATCGCCCAGCTGTCCGGCGGCGAGTTCTACACCGCCTCCAGCCTCGAAGAACTCACCGCCGTGTACGACACCCTCGAAGAGCAGATCGGCTACGAGACGACCCGCGGCGACGCGAGCAGGCCGTGGCTGCTGCTCGGCATGCTGGTCGTCGCCGCGGGCATCGTTACCGGCTTGCTCTATCGTCAACGCCTGCCGTAG